A DNA window from Vigna angularis cultivar LongXiaoDou No.4 chromosome 1, ASM1680809v1, whole genome shotgun sequence contains the following coding sequences:
- the LOC108337085 gene encoding uncharacterized protein LOC108337085, producing MYRTAAKRLLGGARYYYNTNYGLRCRPPQKLVLSSRFFTSEPQPFPDPHSINRGIPVVTTTETPNSLDSASSSSSTDEDAANPKANYEDQQARVLQASLPYVIKLGWTEAALIAGARDVGLSPSIVGSLTRKEAALVEYFMDDCLQRLVDKIESDESLKNLTPSDCISKLIRFRLEMQAPYISTWPHALSIQAQPANVPTSFKQRAVLVDEIWHAAGDKASDIDWYAKRTILGGIYSTTEIYMLTDSSPDFRDTWAFLDARVKDAFNIKKTIQEAQSLAEAVSVGLGNSFQGFFGKGFQR from the exons ATGTATCGAACGGCGGCGAAGCGGTTGTTGGGCGGTGCAAGGTACTACTACAATACCAACTATGGCCTCCGATGCCGGCCTCCTCAGAAGTTGGTACTCTCTTCGCGCTTTTTCACATCAGAGCCTCAACCATTTCCCGATCCACACTCTATCAACCGTGGCATTCCCGTCGTCACAACCACCGAAACCCCTAACTCTTTAGATTCAGCTTCTTCCAGTTCGTCAACGGATGAAGATGCCGCAAACCCTAAAGCCAACTACGAGGACCAACAAGCTCGCGTGCTTCAGGCCTCGCTCCCTTACGTC ATAAAGTTGGGATGGACCGAAGCAGCTCTAATTGCTGGAGCTAGGGATGTTGGCCTTTCCCCTTCTATAGTCGGATCTTTGACCAGGAAGGAAGCTGCACTGGTCGAG TATTTCATGGATGACTGCTTACAAAGACTTGTCGATAAAATTGAGTCTGATGAgagtttaaaaaatttgacacCAAGTGATTGCATCTCTAAGCTTATCAGATTTCGATTAGAAATGCAAGCTCCATATATATCAACATGGCCTCATGCTCTTAGCATTCAG GCGCAACCTGCAAATGTTCCTACAAGTTTTAAGCAGAGAGCAGTTCTTGTGGATGAGATCTGGCATGCTGCGGGTGATAAGGCCTCTGACATTGATTGGTATGCCAAGCGCACTATCCTTGGAGGAATATACTCGACAACTGAGATTTATATGCTGACAGATAGCTCTCCTG ATTTCCGCGATACGTGGGCTTTCTTGGATGCTCGAGTGAAAGATGCCTTTAATATAAAGAAAACCATTCAAGAG GCACAGTCTTTGGCAGAAGCTGTCAGCGTCGGGCTGGGGAACTCCTTTCAAGGATTTTTCGGGAAAGGTTTCCAGAGATGA